Genomic DNA from Candidatus Eisenbacteria bacterium:
AGTTCAACAAGGGCAAGCTCACCGACGAGAACCAGGTCGGCATCCAGGCGCCCGACGACAGCACGCTGGTGATCACGCTTCGCGCGCCGACCAGTTACTTCCTCTATCTGGTTCAGTACTACACCTGCCTGCCCACTCCGCGCGCCGCGATCGAGAAATACGGCGTGCGCTGGACGCGTCCCGAGAACATCGTCAACAACGGGCCGTTCCTGCTCGATCACTGGCGGCAGAACGAGCGCTTCGAGTTCGTGCCCAATCCGCGCTACTGGGATCGCAAGAACATCCGACTCGAGCGCATCGTCGGCTGGACGGTCGAGGACTTGAACACCTGCGCGAACCTCTACAAGTCGGGCGTGTTCGACTGGAACCCGAGCGGCTACCTGCCGTCGCAGTTCATCCCGCACCTGCGCACTTTCAAGGACTTCCGCCACGGCCCCTATCAGGGCGTCTACTACTACTCGATCAACACCACGCGTAAGCCCTACGACGACGTCTGGGTGCGCCGAGCACTCACGTTGTGCGTGGATCGCGAATCGATCGCGCGCGACCTGCTCAAAGGCAGCCGCGACCCGTGGGGCAACATGACGCCGAGCGGATACCCGGGCTACCAGCCGCCACCCGCCGTTCCGTATGACCCCGAGAAAGCGCGTGAGTGCCTGGCGAAGGCGGGCTATCCGGGCGGCAAGGGGTTTCCGAAGCTCTCGATTCTGTTCAACACCAGCGAGGATCACCGCCGCATCGGAGAGGCGATCCAGCAGATGTGGAAGCGCGAACTCGGGATCGAGGTCGAGTTGTCGAATCAGGAGTGGGGCTCGTATCTGCAGGCCGCCACCAACCTCGACTACGATGTGGCACGGCGCTCGTGGATCGGCGACTACCTCGATCCGAACACGTTTCTCGCCTGCTTCATCACTGGCGACGGCAACAACCGCTCGGGTTGGAGCAACGCGCGCTACGACGCATTGATTCACGCGTCGGGCTTCGAGCTGGACGTGGCGAAACGCATGGCCACGCTGCGTGAAGCCGAAGCGATCCTGCTCGACGAAGCGCCGGTGATCCCGATCTACCACTACTCGACCAACGAGATGGTCAAGCCCTACGTGCGCGGGATCTACATCACGCCGCTCGACGTCCACCCGCTCACCTACGTGTGGATCGATCGCCAGTGGCGCGAACACCCGCCCGAAGTGGCGAGCCTGGAGACCAGAGCGAAGTGATCGCGTTCCTGGTCCGTCGCGTGCTCATGATCATTCCCACGCTGTGGGTGATCGGAACGCTCACCTTCTTCCTGATCCGGCTTGCTCCCGGCGGCCCCTTCCAGTCGGAGCGAGAGATTCCGGCCGCGGCGCGCGAGCAGTTGATGCGTTCCTATGGACTCGATCAACCGCTGCACGTCCAGTACCTGCGGTTCCTGGGCAATGCGGTGCGCCTCGATTTCGGCCCCTCTTACAAGTTCCCCGCCAAGCAGGTGCGAGAGATCATCGCCGAAGCGTTTCCGGTCTCGGCCGAACTCGGCGGACTTGCGCTGCTGGTCGCTCTGCTGGTCGGCGTGCCGATCGGGATCATCGCGGCGGTCAAGCAGAACACGCGGACCGACTATGCGGCGATGGCCGGCGCGCTGGCCGGAGTGTCGATTCCCAACTTCGTGCTCGGCCCGCTGCTGGTGCTGGGGCTCTCGCTCTCGCTCTACTGGTTCCCACCGGCGCTGTGGCAGGGACCGTCGAGCCGCGTGCTGCCGGTGCTGACGCTCGCCACCGCCTACGTCGCCTACGTCGCGCGGCTCACCCGCGCGGGCATGCTCGAGGTGCTGCGACAGGACTACATCCGCACCGCCTACGCCAAGGGGCTCGCGCCGCGCGTGGTGGTGCTCAAGCACGCGCTGCGACTCGGGATCCTCCCCGTCGTCTCCTACATCGGGCCCGCCGCCGCGCGCATCCTGATGGGTTCGGTGGTGGTCGAGAGCATTTTCTCGGTGCCGGGACTCGGGCGATACCTGGTCAACGCCGCGTTCAACCGCGACTACACGCTCGTCATGGGCGAAGTGCTCTTCTACGCCAGTTTTCTGATGGTGCTCAACCTGATCGTCGACGTGGCGTACGGCTTCCTCGATCCCCGTGTGGAGATGGCATGAGCGCGGCCACGAACGCCCCCGATGCCTTCGGACTCGCGGCCGAGCCGCAGAGCCTGTGGAGCGACGCCTGGCGTCGCATGCGGCGCAATCACGCCGCGGTCGTCTCGGCGGCGTTTCTCGTCATCATTTCGCTGGTGGCCTTCACGGCACCGTGGATTCCGGGACTCGCGGACCCCGCGGCGCAGGACCTGGCGCTCGGAGCCTCGCCGCCATCGGCGGTCCACTGGTTCGGCACCGACGATCTCGGGCGCGACACGTTTGCGCGCGTCGTGCATGGCGGCCGGATCTCGCTGTTGATCGGGCTGGTTGCGACGTTCGTCAGTCTCGTGATCGGCGTGAGCTGGGGCGCGATCGCGGGCTATCGCGGTGGACGCGTGGACGACGTGATGATGCGCATCGTCGACGTGCTCTATTCGCTGCCGTACATCTTCCTCGTGATCCTGCTGCTGGTGTTCTTCAGCCGCAGCATCCTCATGCTGTTCGTGGCACTCGGACTCGTGCAGTGGCTCACCATGGCGCGCATCGTGCGCGGGCAGGTGCTGTCGCTTCGGCAGCAGACCTTCGTCGAAGCGGCGCGCGCACTGGGGGCGAGCGACCTCGCGATCGTGTTCAAGCACATCGTGCCGAATACGCTCGGGCCGGTGATCGTCTACACCACCCTGACGGTGCCCGCGATCATCCTTCAGGAGGCATTCCTGTCGTTTCTCGGCCTCGGCGTTCAGCCGCCGAACGCTTCGTGGGGAACACTGGTTTCGGACGGCGCCCGCGTGCTCGCGGTGTTCCCGTGGCTCGTGATCTTCCCGGGCCTGGCGCTCTCGATGACGCTGTTCTGCTTCAACTTCCTCGGCGACGGCTTGCGCGACGCGCTCGACCCGCACGACAAGCGCGACGTGAACTAGTCGCGTGGAGTACGTGCAGCGCACACCTGCCGCCGCGCTCGCCCCGCTCGTCGAGTGCCTGTGGTCGCTGGCCGGCGCACGAGCAAGCGTGCCGGACGCCGCTCTCGCCCACGAGCATCGCGTGTTCCCCGATGGATGCGTCGAGCTGATCTATCACGCGGGCGCGCCGGCGCTCTGGAGTCCGAGCCCCGACCGGTGGCTCGAGCAGCCGCGCCTGTTCGTGGTCGGACAGATCACGCGGCCATTCGGCTTTCGCGCCACGAATGCGCTGCATTCGATCGGCGTGCGCTTCCGACCCGGCGGAGCGTGCGCGTTCCTCGGCGACCCGCTCGATGCGTTGACCGATCGCACGGTCGCGCTCGCGACGCTGTGGGGCGAAGCGGGTGAACGATTGTCGAACGAACTGCGGTGCGAGTCGGAGCTCGAGCCACTCTGGACGCGGCTCGAGTCCGCGCTCGCCGCGCGGATCGCAAACGCGACGCGCGCTCGCGTGCCGGTCGCGGCGGCCGTCGATCGGTTACTCGCGACACGCGGCGGCGAATCGATCGAAGCGCTCGCTGCGCACGTCGGCTGGAGCGTGCGACAGCTCGAGCGGGCATTTCTGCGCCAGGTGGGCGTGACGCCCAAGGTGCTTGCGCGCACCATCCGATTCCAGAGCATCCTCGCCAGCCTTCCGAGCAACGGCCGCATCGACTGGGCGGGGCTCGCATGGGACTGCGGTTTCGCGGACCAGGCGCATCTGATCCGCGAGTTCCGCCGCTTCACCGGCGCGACACCGGTGCAGATCGGCGATCCGGAACTCGAGCTGGCGCGTCGCTTCGTGAGCGACGATCGGCTGCGGGCGTATTTCAATCCGCCGTGCTGAGATCGGTCGCATTTCTTCTATCGCCGAGCCGTCGCCGCCACGTACGGTGTCGCCTCACTCGATCCGATCGGAGGCTCCATTGAAGTCGATTCGCTCTCTGCTGCTCGCGTTCGCGCTGCTCGCCGTCCTGTGCACGCCTTGGGCGGCAGCCGCTGCCGAGCCGCGGCTCGCTTCGCTGGCGTGGCTCTCGGGAAGCTGGGGTGGGGTTCGAGACGGCGTGCAGTACGAGGAGCATTGGACCAGCGCCGAAGGCGGCATGCTGGTCGGCATGCACCGCGACCTGCGAGCGGGGCGAACGGTCGGCTTCGAGTTCCTTCGAGTCAGCCAGCGGGGCGACACCATTCAATACGTCTCACTGCCGAATGGTCGTGGCGAAACACACTTCCCGCTCAAGACGCTCGAGTCGCGGCGCGTGGTGTTCGAGAATCTCGCTCACGACTTCCCGCAACGCGTCATCTACTGGCAGTCGCACCCGGACTCGCTCTCGGCACGCATCGAGGGCGACGTGAACGGCAAGCTCGAGTCCATGCAATGGGCGTGGGCGCGCCGCAAGCTGGTGGAGCCACCGGCCGAGGCGGCCGAGCCGCGGAAACCGCGCTGATCAGCGGTAGGTGACTTTCAGCTTTCCCCACGTCGAGCGCAGCGTCGGCACCGCCTGATCGACGTAGCCACTGCACGACGTCATGTGCATCCCCGGCGTCAAACCGACGAACTCGTATCGACCACTACCGTGCGCGCCATGTGCCCCACCGGCGGCACGCATGCCATGCATGCTGAACTCGATGGTCAACGGTGTCCCCGCGACGATCGTCACCGGCAGTTCGACCACACCCGTCACATGGATACTGTCAGCCGAGAAGATCGTCCGGCTCAGAACCATCTGATTCGTGAGCGCACCGGCCGTGAGCGTGGTCCACAACAAGCCGCTGCATCCGGTACCGCCGCAGCCACGGGTCCAGATCCATCCGTCGACGGTCATCCGGGCGACCACGTTCACGGGAGTGCCGCTCGCCACGCCGATCACATCGAACGCATCGCGGGCGGTGGTCGTCTTCCCCGCCAGTCCGCAACAGTGATAGACGTGCACCTCGCCGCGCGTGAGGTCGAAGCCGACTCGGAACCCTGCTCCGTTGGCATCGATCACGCTGGAGTCGAAGATCGCCGCAGTCGTCAGCACCTGACTCGGGGGGAAGATCAATTCGCTCGTCGGGCAGTCGGCCGCCATCGCATGACCCGCGACAAACAACGCGCAAGCACAAACCAATCCGATCCAGGAGTTCCGCATGTTCGATTCCTCTCAAGCAGAGGAGAGCGGTCGAGGGGCGATCGACCGCACGCTGAGCCTAGCGCCGACCGCGGGTCGTCCGACAGCGAAATCTCGGCAGATCGAGGTTCCACGGTAAGATGGCGCGGTCATGACCACGCCACCTCCGCGTCCCCCTCTGCTCATGCTCAACGGCGTCTACGGCGCCGAGGTCCACTTCGACTCGTTGCGCGAGGAGCTCGCGAGCGACTTCCCGAGTCGCGCAATGACGTTCCGGCGCGACGGCCTGCCCGACCCCACTCCCGAGCGCGGCTTCGGGCCGGTCGTGGAGCGTCTTCACTCCGAGATCGAGCGACTCGGTGGGGCCCCGCTTCCGCTGCTCGGCTTTTCGCTCGGTGGTGCACTGGCGCTCGAGTACGCGCTCGCTCACCCCGAACGCCTGTCGGCGCTGGTGCTCATCAATGCGTATGACCGCTATCGCGGCAGTCGACTGCAATCGAGCACCCTGCCGCTTCTGCGCGAATGGCCCGCGGCGTGGACCAATCCCCCGCTCATGGCGCGCGTCGTGGTGCGGGTGGCGTGGCTCAAGCGCGGCCTTTTCCACCCCGCGGCTCCCCGGCAGGTGATCGAGCGCGGCATGATGGGCGCTGCGCTCACCACGCAGGACGACGTTCGCTTTCAGATCGCACACGTTGCGCTCCCGGGGGTCGCGGGCATCGAGCCGCGGCTCGCGGCACTCGCAGAGCGGATTCCGGTGATGCTGGTGTCGAGCCGTGACGACGCGGTGGTGCCGCCGGCGCACACGCAACGGCTGGCCGCCTCGATGCCGGCGGCGCACTGCCTGCCGCCGTTCGAAGGCGGGCACGCGTTCTTTCAGCACGACGCGGCGGCACTCGCCGCCGAAGTGCGCCGCTTTCTCGCCCGGCATGCAAGCGACGGCACGAACGCATGAGCGAGATCCAGATCAACCGCGCGCCGGTGCTGACGCTGTGGGCAACGGTGGTGGCCGAACGCCTCGGGCATCCTCGCGCCGCCTCGCTCACGCTCGATGTGACCGCGATCACCGCGCTCGCGAAGCCTAGTCCGAGATCTCGAGCGCCAGCGCCTCGCGCTCGCTCGAGCTCGTCGCGCGCGCCGCGCAAATGACGGCCCGGGCACGATCCAGGTTTGCGGGCAGGTTCCACAGCATCACGCCTCGCACCACGTCCTCGCGCAGGTAGAACAACACGCCGGATTCGAGCGGCTCGCGCCACACCGCGTGCACCGCGAGGCTCGCGTCGATGTCGCCGGCGGCCGACCACTCGCGGTCGAAGAGACGACCGTCATGCCGTGGCAGGTGGTCGTAGACGAGATCGGCGCCGGCCATGTTCTCGCCCGCCACGCGACCGTGCTCGCGTGCGTGATCCCATTGCTCGACGCGCATGATGCGCTCGAGCGGCACGCACGGGAACTCGGTGACCTCGCCGGCCGCCCACACGTGCGAGTTCGTCGTGCGGGCGTGATCGTCGACCTCGATGCCCATGCCGACCTCGAGCCCCGCGGCGTCCGCGAGATCGGTTTGCGGCTGGGTGCCGAGATCGACGACCACGAGCTGAGTCGTGACTTCGTTTCGATTCTGCGTGGTCGCCACCAGTTCGGTACCGACACGCTGGAAGCGCGCAATGGTCTCGCCGGAAACGGCTTCGATTCCCTGCTCGCGGTAGAACTCGGCGACTCGCATGCCCAGATCGCGTGGCAGCACTCGACGCAACGGATACTCGTCGGCGAACAGCAGCGTCACCTCGCGCCCGGCCTGTCGCAGCGCGGCGGCCAGCTCGAGGCCGAGGAAACCGTTGCCGACCACCAGCACATGATCCACGCGCTGCTGATCGTCGCTGAGACGCAGGTAGTCCTCGAGCTGTCGGAAGTAGTGAATGCCGTCCAACTCGGCGCCCTCGACCTCCAGGCGCCGCGGTCGGCTCCCGGTCGCGAGCAGCAGCTTCTCGTAACTCAGGCTGGCGCCGTGGTCGTCCCACACGCGGCGGGCTTCGAGGTCCAGCTCGACGACCTCGCGCCTCAGCCGCAGCTCGACCCCGTGGTCCGCATACCAGCCGTCCGGCAGCACCGAGAGCTGCTCGAATGAAGTGGTGCCATTCCACAGTCCCTTCGAGAGTGGCGGGCGGTGATAGGGCGCGTGATTCTCGCGCGACACCGCCAGCACACGCGCGTCGCGATCATGCGCGCGAATGCCCTCGAGCGCCGAGGCCGCAGCGACGCCACCACCGACGATGACGTATTCGTAGTCCGCCATCGATCCTCCTAGCCGTTCGCCGGCGTGTCCGCGAGCTCCGACTTGAGCCCGCCCTTCCAGGTTCCTCGCGCGGCCCACGCCAGGATCAGCACGGCGCGCACCATACAGGTGATCGTGATCACCCACGCGATCCCGAGCACC
This window encodes:
- a CDS encoding peptide ABC transporter substrate-binding protein, whose amino-acid sequence is MTPSALRLARSIAAFRFAAALRAAAAYSAPVAPVALVCTLALAGCGAPRTQDAATAAAGDAAYFGDVTPPARDVFTFALGAEPESFDPGLASGQPDGRVARLLFEGLTREDARTLEPRPGQAYRWEITPDGLTYTFHLRPGIAWSNGAPVTAADFRWSWLRVINPATGARYGNLLAPIKNAEEFNKGKLTDENQVGIQAPDDSTLVITLRAPTSYFLYLVQYYTCLPTPRAAIEKYGVRWTRPENIVNNGPFLLDHWRQNERFEFVPNPRYWDRKNIRLERIVGWTVEDLNTCANLYKSGVFDWNPSGYLPSQFIPHLRTFKDFRHGPYQGVYYYSINTTRKPYDDVWVRRALTLCVDRESIARDLLKGSRDPWGNMTPSGYPGYQPPPAVPYDPEKARECLAKAGYPGGKGFPKLSILFNTSEDHRRIGEAIQQMWKRELGIEVELSNQEWGSYLQAATNLDYDVARRSWIGDYLDPNTFLACFITGDGNNRSGWSNARYDALIHASGFELDVAKRMATLREAEAILLDEAPVIPIYHYSTNEMVKPYVRGIYITPLDVHPLTYVWIDRQWREHPPEVASLETRAK
- a CDS encoding ABC transporter permease is translated as MIAFLVRRVLMIIPTLWVIGTLTFFLIRLAPGGPFQSEREIPAAAREQLMRSYGLDQPLHVQYLRFLGNAVRLDFGPSYKFPAKQVREIIAEAFPVSAELGGLALLVALLVGVPIGIIAAVKQNTRTDYAAMAGALAGVSIPNFVLGPLLVLGLSLSLYWFPPALWQGPSSRVLPVLTLATAYVAYVARLTRAGMLEVLRQDYIRTAYAKGLAPRVVVLKHALRLGILPVVSYIGPAAARILMGSVVVESIFSVPGLGRYLVNAAFNRDYTLVMGEVLFYASFLMVLNLIVDVAYGFLDPRVEMA
- a CDS encoding ABC transporter permease, coding for MSAATNAPDAFGLAAEPQSLWSDAWRRMRRNHAAVVSAAFLVIISLVAFTAPWIPGLADPAAQDLALGASPPSAVHWFGTDDLGRDTFARVVHGGRISLLIGLVATFVSLVIGVSWGAIAGYRGGRVDDVMMRIVDVLYSLPYIFLVILLLVFFSRSILMLFVALGLVQWLTMARIVRGQVLSLRQQTFVEAARALGASDLAIVFKHIVPNTLGPVIVYTTLTVPAIILQEAFLSFLGLGVQPPNASWGTLVSDGARVLAVFPWLVIFPGLALSMTLFCFNFLGDGLRDALDPHDKRDVN
- a CDS encoding AraC family transcriptional regulator translates to MQRTPAAALAPLVECLWSLAGARASVPDAALAHEHRVFPDGCVELIYHAGAPALWSPSPDRWLEQPRLFVVGQITRPFGFRATNALHSIGVRFRPGGACAFLGDPLDALTDRTVALATLWGEAGERLSNELRCESELEPLWTRLESALAARIANATRARVPVAAAVDRLLATRGGESIEALAAHVGWSVRQLERAFLRQVGVTPKVLARTIRFQSILASLPSNGRIDWAGLAWDCGFADQAHLIREFRRFTGATPVQIGDPELELARRFVSDDRLRAYFNPPC
- a CDS encoding alpha/beta hydrolase yields the protein MTTPPPRPPLLMLNGVYGAEVHFDSLREELASDFPSRAMTFRRDGLPDPTPERGFGPVVERLHSEIERLGGAPLPLLGFSLGGALALEYALAHPERLSALVLINAYDRYRGSRLQSSTLPLLREWPAAWTNPPLMARVVVRVAWLKRGLFHPAAPRQVIERGMMGAALTTQDDVRFQIAHVALPGVAGIEPRLAALAERIPVMLVSSRDDAVVPPAHTQRLAASMPAAHCLPPFEGGHAFFQHDAAALAAEVRRFLARHASDGTNA
- a CDS encoding FAD-dependent oxidoreductase, with the translated sequence MADYEYVIVGGGVAAASALEGIRAHDRDARVLAVSRENHAPYHRPPLSKGLWNGTTSFEQLSVLPDGWYADHGVELRLRREVVELDLEARRVWDDHGASLSYEKLLLATGSRPRRLEVEGAELDGIHYFRQLEDYLRLSDDQQRVDHVLVVGNGFLGLELAAALRQAGREVTLLFADEYPLRRVLPRDLGMRVAEFYREQGIEAVSGETIARFQRVGTELVATTQNRNEVTTQLVVVDLGTQPQTDLADAAGLEVGMGIEVDDHARTTNSHVWAAGEVTEFPCVPLERIMRVEQWDHAREHGRVAGENMAGADLVYDHLPRHDGRLFDREWSAAGDIDASLAVHAVWREPLESGVLFYLREDVVRGVMLWNLPANLDRARAVICAARATSSSEREALALEISD